The following are encoded together in the Amyelois transitella isolate CPQ chromosome 6, ilAmyTran1.1, whole genome shotgun sequence genome:
- the LOC106134545 gene encoding mucin-2 encodes MRTVWWSAAALALLAVSSALRTTQVEGASRYNRRLPSPTASDVRSSTEGEQSAAPTFQPRSSRRQEIPQRDVRTRSQSRRPLQRTETSSEADPIQPRDERNERYDSRRISSRSRSRNIESTTTESPAKTEQTNRSRSRQGVRRIPTSHAPLASSSLPTENSKKDNTATDEIEKVRKGSNPENQFRRRSSSVQTVETIAPKRLRGRINTRTNARSLDLEVSGTTNALLSNYEKEPTTARTSDIRNSRKLRYKQRLSETDSNLTGDGITATNEVKQSSQKNENIPSQSENQTPIPIVVEETQSTLQPSTETLPVTSTISTISKEIKRPLARGKGNFKPSVTVTKVRSTDEISEDDNYPESFKALIQAKNASTQASSPSSESLSLKASQKIYKTFGTSHNNTRTTTNKYSRLRNKLTQEGIKKESKNEDKTITATAEPVKIKKAEFRPRGSYNPRSRKLTSFTPTTASTTTSSGQSTAKPAYKYSRKFKLSTTESPKNEITARSSIESSTSSKKSFVRPTVYSRKSANRKNYTTTTERSSEEKSKEPESSNLKPKVLPRTSYYSRLRNSKNKTSSTEAIKETTNNTRAEEPKTEGASDAPLIFTLLNNPVKNDDVITETQMKQNESKEMFIIAVTSKESQEQNILSESISAADVSDKSVINDTPTTAKYHAIYKDPDSINHLDNIEPTLGSTSPGVRNFHTARTNRKQIQSFEKDIDVPNTATPKIRERNSRKHGDSYSKTSEDPTNVISPEPDKMKGRFSSKFRASYLDKPFYKPTVPSVTSSSTVEGEEIDLGPDVNAISFTKTRSKLTSADLKLSESLIKPSQIMNVEATHHSPSVTVSIFDALAEILTSTPRPRLSSTTEVTQNQNNNNDIVKSHNGVSNNINVNSVKGFASQDTSSAGANTNAKLVQNTDQTQNVINHLSVGESTIQPLNTEDGNIALVNTAPPIPIPTPTPTTPVSARRPFAIKVLYSEPSSDQPTTAPEPTYVRATTDHPTTVHKTVSDILISSNNVVSSELTSMLSNNIKNIIENMDSNSKSKLSLDMAKLLKTLIPRALDGLATGADNVDIIPNTTPYSLDDIKDTENIDVSNNIDINTSSTIIVQNVMSDSNVNTSNSIETTVGLADNSTLAVNSPVNSQQITSTIPVSSSQTTLTYNEITVTNPTILSTRSTINQVSSTSSNLQETDSGNVDLDSSTTANRPAPFPFLSNFRLWEDTTKTPVKQNPNAAPLLRNEDLQNQKLSPLQVWVLSKKARVLKMIEDLIKLHNDEIATATPVIDTIQTNNIPLSNRLTKIMNSFTSTTEPNDLTIATNDPTSSTTNPSVDPVTNSTTSNISMASSNENSQADLAITSTTTPPLETNGMAVLSRIGDTEPTTTASSNNIESTTVTSTTEPATVEIFDRNLGESTSTLMQDAMTETTTDSMLTETTSQTNIDNTSIDIETTTESNTETSNISSTNETNQNIISSIQTGVVSSTPPKKDYVIFGILPNNTVVRKNPNDDVLESLTEASPYIIYGVLPNNTVIRRFPNGTRVPRVMQKIDILPISPWSLRNPYSPIHNNPAIVRPQSNPIRVSTNTVTSSDTSNNETDRITTDTVNNLQQMISSSALNIKDSSSFGITTATNKSPAEKSTASHVLSLRTTTMLPSVDEILLNSISTAAKEEKVLSSMTSSTSEPRILTLDIDPETKQIRTEKPGDGTGNAVFKFIPIDEVTVAPQNSNVLKLATKTATTDMQLNTASTVTEINTQTPQIQTSIRTDVPTTTVFEATSNLVETLATETLPSTTTVTTTTLNPVITTTQAPTTTVVSTTIAALTTTEVPKSTMVSSSNSFTTAAETNIPTTVTSTLPPTTLPFSTVSIEEEKRYQEDTQFLQQLLLGTRDPKNLNIQSNANLFTDLTTTSLPSTTITSLSARQIEEEKLLQALLSAGQNANSPLTSTKQGNVKNPGSKTTTSRSIEADLKQLEEDTKFLKALLEATGQNPASFNLPLFDVKTTTRLTAPSTTTTTTTSSTTTTRPTTTSTVPTTSTTSIDADIKKLEEDTKLLQALLQAVGQTPANNFSPPIITGVTSNVRIASNPLTTSLGSNPTTPMNVRPVYTSQSTTQAPPLTFVPRTISNTLQPTTTEAVKISTTFSPRRSTTSRSVPTTLSARRAPITKVTSTTDMPSTSTFSVEEDLAFLKNLKSVLKANPNNDDPEAALANRIIALAVERSLNEIQTGTSADVRTGKNIANNVNNAITSTSTRATTARTTTTARTTTTTTTTTTTTTTTPSTTTVTANTPSLEEDLKQFQEDTKLLQALIKATGQDPSKFNIPTLPTLTNLKDAQPTTTQNNKLALTGQTSDEALKKLLQKQTKPSMVSEATQPPMSLSTEYGKSNDALLAALLKEQGFGPTTASSLDEQLRLSALLNQVVVTPKARRTTTPPPPPPPRRPILDGLAWLWQQWRETAPRPTAGRPNRRPTPSASPSVASSAATSNRVNWFGSGPFVGNADEQPTSNRIPLEPPGAVTSQQAPGRGQLVSAAINVTRAFSQFLGAAIQGAAQTVQSVIRAGQRAATDVYVNGSGNSG; translated from the exons gTGGAAGGCGCATCGAGGTATAACAGAAGGTTGCCATCACCAACGGCGTCCGATGTAAGAAGTTCAACAGAAGGAGAGCAGTCAGCCGCGCCCACTTTCCAGCCCAGAAGTAGTAGAAGACAAGAAATACCTCAACGTGACGTGCGAACCAGATCTCAATCCAGAAGGCCGCTGCAGAGGACAGAAACTTCTTCAGAAGCAGATCCAATTCAGCCAAGAGACGAACGCAACGAACGATACGACTCTAGAAGGATTTCTAGTCGATCACGAAGTAGAAATATCGAAAGCACCACAACTGAATCACCAGCTAAGACAGAACAGACTAACAGAAGTAGAAGTCGACAAGGCGTTAGAAGAATACCAACATCTCATGCCCCTTTAGCATCCTCTTCTCTTCCAACggaaaatagtaaaaaagataatacTGCTACTGACGAAATTGAAAAAGTGAGAAAGGGAAGTAATCCTGAAAACCAGTTCAGAAGAAGGAGTTCGTCAGTTCAAACTGTGGAAACTATAGCGCCAAAAAGATTGCGTGGACGCATAAACACGAGAACAAATGCTAGATCCCTCGATCTTGAAGTTTCTGGTACAACAAATGCTTTATTATCTAACTACGAAAAAGAACCCACCACTGCAAGAACCTCCGATATAAGAAATTCAAGGAAATTACGATACAAACAAAGATTATCGGAAACTGATAGCAATTTAACCGGCGATGGAATTACAGCTACCAATGAAGTCAAACAATCTAGTCAGAAAAACGAAAATATTCCTAGTCAAAGTGAAAATCAGACTCCCATCCCAATTGTGGTAGAGGAAACTCAATCCACGCTTCAGCCAAGCACTGAAACATTACCAGTAACAAGCACCATATCAACCataagtaaagaaataaaacgaCCATTGGCAAGAGGTAAAGGGAATTTTAAGCCATCGGTAACTGTAACTAAGGTTCGGTCAACTGACGAAATTAGCGAAGATGATAACTATCCAGAAAGTTTCAAAGCTTTGATTCAAGCAAAAAATGCATCG ACACAAGCGAGCTCTCCAAGCAGCGAGAGTTTGTCATTGAAAGCAtcacaaaaaatttacaaaacatttgGAACGTCACACAACAACACTCGGACCACTACAAACAAATACTCACGG ttgCGCAACAAACTAACGCAGGaaggtataaaaaaagaaagtaagaATGAAGACAAAACTATCACTGCCACTGCAGAAcctgtgaaaataaaaaaggcagAATTTCGTCCCCGAGGCTCGTACAACCCAAGGAGTCGGAAATTGACATCATTTACTCCAACTACAGCATCAACAACAACGTCTTCGGGTCAAAGTACAGCAAAGCCAGCTTACAAATACagcagaaaatttaaattatctacAACTGAGTCCCCTAAAAATGAAATCACAGCAAGATCCAGTATTGAATCAAGCACATCATCGAAAAAGTCTTTTGTGAGGCCAACTGTGTATTCTCGGAAAAGTGCAAACAGGAAAAATTATACCACTACTACAGAACGATCCTCCGAAGAGAAATCAAAAGAACCGGAGTCGTCGAATTTGAAACCTAAGGTATTGCCCAGGACATCGTATTATTCACGTTTAAGaaatagcaaaaataaaacgtcATCTACAGAAGCAATAAAAGAAACGACCAATAACACCCGAGCTGAAGAACCAAAAACTGAAGGCGCATCAGATGCTCCGCTAATATTTACGTTGTTAAATAATCCTGTTAAGAATGACGATGTGATAACTGAAAcacaaatgaaacaaaatgaaagtaaagaaatgtttattatagCGGTAACAAGCAAAGAATCTcaagaacaaaatattttaagtgagTCAATAAGTGCTGCCGATGTAAGTGATAAATCTGTGATTAACGATACTCCTACAACAGCTAAATACCATGCAATTTATAAGGATCCAGATTCGATCAACCATCTTGATAACATTGAACCTACTCTCGGTAGTACAAGTCCTGGTGTTAGAAACTTTCATACAGCAAGAACTAATCGTAAGCAGATACAGTCCTTCGAAAAAGATATCGATGTTCCTAATACAGCAACTCCAAAGATACGTGAAAGAAATTCAAGAAAACACGGCGATTCCTATTCAAAAACATCAGAAGATCCAACTAATGTC ATATCACCTGAGCCTGATAAAATGAAAGGCAGATTTAGCTCAAAGTTTCGGGCTTCTTATTTAGATAAACCATTTTACAAACCTACGGTTCCGTCCGTTACATCTTCATCAACT GTAGAGGGAGAAGAAATTGACTTAGGGCCAGACGTGAACGCTATATCTTTTACTAAGACACGGAGTAAACTTACCTCAGCGGACTTGAAACTTTCAGAGAGTTTAATAAAACCATCACAAATCATGAACGTTGAGGCAACACATCATTCACCGTCAGTTACTGTATCTATATTTGATGCTTTAGCTGAAATTCTTACTTCTACACCTAGACCCCGTTTATCCTCAACTACAGAAGTAAcgcaaaatcaaaataataataacgatATAGTAAAATCACACAACGGCGtgagtaataatattaatgtaaatagtGTCAAAGGCTTTGCAAGTCAAGACACATCAAGTGCTGGTGCAAACACAAATGCTAAACTTGTACAGAACACTGACCAGACACAAAATGTGATTAATCATTTGTCGGTTGGGGAAAGTACTATACAACCATTAAACACAGAAGATGGAAATATAGCTCTAGTGAATACCGCACCACCTATTCCTATCCCTACCCCTACTCCTACCACTCCTGTTTCCGCTAGACGACCATTTGCCATAAAGGTATTATACTCTGAACCATCGTCAGACCAACCCACTACAGCACCTGAACCTACATATGTTAGAGCAACAACTGACCATCCAACAACGGTACATAAAACTGTGtctgatattttaatatcaagtAACAATGTAGTATCCTCTGAACTAACTAGCATGTTGTccaataacattaaaaatattattgaaaatatggATAGCAACAGTAAAAGTAAGCTATCCCTAGATATGGCTAAGTTGTTAAAGACACTAATTCCCAGGGCATTAGACGGACTTGCGACTGGAGCTGACAATGTAGACATTATTCCAAATACTACTCCTTACAGTTTGGATGATATAAAGGACACTGAAAATATAGACgtttcaaataatattgatattaacACGAGTAGTACAATTATTGTCCAAAATGTAATGAGTGACTCTAATGTAAATACAAGTAATAGTATCGAAACGACAGTAGGTCTCGCTGACAATTCCACACTAGCTGTAAATAGCCCCGTAAATTCACAACAAATCACAAGCACTATACCTGTATCGAGTAGTCAGACGACGTTGACATACAATGAGATAACGGTCACGAATCCCACTATATTATCAACACGTAGTACAATTAACCAAGTTAGTTCAACGTCTTCTAACTTACAAGAAACAGATTCGGGAAATGTAGACCTAGACAGTAGTACAACAGCTAACAGACCCGCTCCTTTCCcatttttgtcaaattttCGTTTATGGGAAGACACCACAAAAACTCCTGTAAAACAGAATCCCAACGCAGCGCCATTATTAAGAAACGAAGATCTTCAAAATCAAAAGTTATCTCCCCTTCAGGTTTGGGTATTATCTAAAAAAGCTAGAGTTTTGAAGATGATAGAAGACCTAATAAAACTTCATAATGATGAAATAGCAACAGCAACACCTGTAATAGAtacaatacaaacaaataatattcctcTTTCCAATCGTTTGACTAAAATTATGAACTCATTTACTTCTACGACTGAACCAAATGACTTGACTATTGCAACAAACGACCCAACATCTTCTACAACTAATCCTTCTGTTGATCCTGTAACAAATTCAACAACCTCCAATATATCCATGGCCTCTAGCAATGAAAATTCTCAAGCTGATCTAGCTATTACATCAACAACAACACCGCCATTAGAAACTAATGGAATGGCCGTTTTATCACGCATTGGTGATACTGAACCAACAACTACAGCTTCATCAAACAACATCGAAAGTACCACTGTTACTTCTACTACAGAACCAGCTACAGTAGAGATTTTTGACCGAAATCTCGGTGAATCCACATCAACACTTATGCAAGATGCAATGACAGAAACAACAACAGATTCAATGTTAACAGAAACAActtcacaaacaaacattgaCAACACATCGATTGATATTGAAACAACAACTGAATCGAATACAGAAACCAGTAATATATCATCTACAAATGAaacaaaccaaaatataatttcaagcATACAGACGGGGGTTGTAAGTTCAACACCTCCAAAAAAAGACTATgttatttttggaattttacCTAATAATACTGTGGTACGTAAAAATCCTAACGATGACGTGCTGGAATCATTAACAGAGGCAAGCCCATACATCATTTACGGCGTACTACCCAATAACACAGTAATCCGTAGATTCCCGAATGGGACTAGAGTGCCACGAGTTATGCAAAAAATTGACATACTACCAATCAGTCCATGGAGTTTGCGAAATCCATACAGCCCCATCCATAACAACCCGGCCATTGTACGGCCGCAGTCTAACCCTATCCGAGTATCCACTAATACAGTGACATCCTCAGACACCTCAAATAACGAAACGGATCGTATAACAACAGACACTGTAAATAACCTACAACAGATG ATCTCTTCATCGGCACTTAATATAAAAGATAGCAGTTCATTTGGTATAACTACTGCCACAAATAAGTCGCCTGCTGAAAAAAGCACTGCCTCGCATGTATTGAGTTTACGCACAACAACAATGCTACCTTCCGTTGATGAGATTCTGCTTAATAGTATTTCTACAGCCGCTAAAGAGGAAAAGGTTTTATCATCAATGACAAGTTCTACTAGCGAACCGAGAATATTAACACTGGATATTGATCCGGAG ACAAAACAAATACGGACAGAAAAACCAGGTGATGGTACAGGAAATgctgtatttaaatttattcctaTAGATGAAGTTACAGTAGCTCCTCAGAATTCCAATGTGTTGAAACTGGCCACTAAGACAGCCACAACAGATATGCAATTAAATACTGCCTCAACTGTCACAGAGATAAATACACAGACTCCACAAATTCAAACTAGCATACGGACGGATGTGCCAACAACAACCGTTTTTGAGGCAACTAGCAATCTAGTCGAAACATTGGCTACAGAAACGCTTCCGTCGACGACAACGGTCACGACAACCACATTAAACCCTGTTATAACTACTACACAAGCGCCAACAACAACAGTGGTCTCTACCACAATAGCAGCGCTTACAACAACAGAAGTCCCTAAAAGTACTATGGTATCGTCTTCAAATTCTTTCACTACCGCAGCTGAAACTAATATACCTACAACCGTTACTTCAACATTACCACCAACGACGTTACCATTCTCAACGGTATCCATCGAAGAAGAAAAGCGTTATCAAGAAGATACACAATTTCttcaacaattattattaggaACACGTGATCCAAAAAACTTGAATATACAAAGCAATGCTAATTTGTTTACTGATTTGACAACAACATCATTGCCTTCGACAACAATTACATCTCTTTCTGCCAGACAAATCGAAGAAGAAAAGTTATTGCAAGCATTGTTATCAGCCGGTCAAAATGCGAATTCTCCTCTAACATCTACTAAACAGGGAAATGTGAAGAATCCCGGAAGTAAAACAACAACATCAAGATCAATAGAAGctgatttaaaacaattagagGAAGATACTAAATTTCTAAAGGCCTTATTAGAAGCTACGGGGCAAAATCCAGCCTCATTTAATTTACCATTATTTGATGTTAAGACAACTACTCGATTAACGGCACCTAGTACAACAACTACCACAACCACTTCATCAACAACAACGACTAGACCAACAACAACAAGCACCGTGCCAACAACTAGTACTACATCGATTGACgcggatataaaaaaattagaagaaGACACAAAACTGCTACAGGCACTACTGCAAGCAGTAGGGCAAACACCAGCTAATAATTTTAGTCCTCCCATTATAACTGGAGTGACCTCAAACGTGAGAATAGCTTCAAATCCATTGACTACATCTCTAGGGTCTAATCCAACGACACCAATGAATGTACGACCTGTTTATACATCACAAAGCACAACACAAGCTCCTCCATTAACGTTCGTTCCTAGAACTATTTCAAATACATTGCAGCCTACAACAACAGAAGCTGTGAAAATATCTACAACTTTTTCACCAAGAAGATCAACTACGTCAAGAAGTGTTCCTACAACATTATCAGCACGACGTGCACCAATTACCAAAGTGACGTCTACTACAGATATGCCTAGTACTTCTACATTTTCAGTTGAAGAGGATTTAGCATTTTTGAAGAATTTG aAATCAGTGTTAAAAGCAAATCCCAATAATGACGATCCAGAAGCGGCACTTGCTAATCGTATTATTGCACTTGCTGTAGAAAGGAGTCTGAATGAAATACAGACGGGTACAAGTGCCGACGTCCGCACAGGGAAAAATATTGctaataatgtaaacaatgcCATTACATCTACAAGCACAAGGGCAACTACCGCACGCACTACCACAACAGCACGCACGACTACAACGACAACGACGACGAcgacaacaacaacaactacACCAAGCACAACAACAGTTACAGCAAATACCCCATCGCTTGAAGaagatttaaaacaatttcagGAAGACACGAAACTACTACAAGCTCTCATAAAAGCAACGGGTCAGGACCCGTCTAAATTCAACATCCCCACACTACCAACTCTTACcaatttaaaa GATGCACAGCCGACTactacacaaaataataaactggCTCTTACAG GCCAAACATCAGACGAAGCCCTCAAGAAGTTACTCCAAAAGCAGACCAAGCCGAGCATGGTCTCCGAAGCAACTCAACCGCCCATGTCTCTCAGTACTGAGTATGGAAAGAGCAATGACGCGTTGCTAGCAGCATTACTGAAGGAGCAGGGGTTCGGCCCAACGACGGCAAGTTCTTTGGATGAGCAACTAAGACTATCC GCATTACTGAACCAAGTGGTAGTCACGCCGAAGGCTAGACGGACGACGACTCCCCCACCGCCGCCACCACCAAGAAGACCGATTCTGGATGGCTTAGCCTGGCTCTGGCAACAGTGGAGGGAAACAGCACCTAGGCCTACCGCAGGCAGGCCTAACAGAAGGCCTACTCCGTCAGCTAGTCCTTCCGTGGCGTCATCAGCAGCGACAAGCAACAGAGTCAACTGGTTTGGCTCAGGACCCTTCGTCGGCAACGCTGATGAACAACCAACGTCGAACAGA ATACCTCTGGAACCCCCCGGGGCTGTGACGTCACAACAGGCTCCTGGGAGGGGGCAGCTGGTATCAGCGGCCATTAATGTGACGAGAGCATTCTCGCAGTTCCTGGGAGCTGCCATCCAg gGCGCAGCTCAGACGGTCCAAAGCGTGATCCGCGCTGGGCAGCGGGCGGCCACCGACGTTTATGTGAACGGCTCGGGCAACTCCGGGTGA